Proteins from a genomic interval of Hornefia porci:
- the proB gene encoding glutamate 5-kinase encodes MNSIIKNSRRIVIKVGTSTLTYPGGKINFRHMGDLCRVITDLQNSGREVTLVTSGAIGVGMGKLGVEKRPQDTSRKQALAAVGQCELMFLYDKLFGEYNQTVAQILLTADVVDSEVTRNNVVNTFTRLLELGIIPIVNENDTVATAELEGRRIGDNDTLSAIVAKLIGAETLVLMTDIDGLYTANPAEVPDATLIPVVPEITPQIVKLAGKPGSRLGTGGMATKISAARIATAAGIPCCVIQGADPENLYRLFDGESIGTLFLPVREDTK; translated from the coding sequence ATGAACAGCATTATCAAAAATAGCAGACGTATTGTAATCAAAGTAGGAACCAGCACGCTGACCTACCCCGGCGGGAAAATCAATTTCCGTCATATGGGCGATCTCTGCCGGGTCATCACAGACCTGCAGAACTCAGGGCGCGAGGTGACGCTGGTCACCTCCGGCGCAATCGGCGTGGGAATGGGAAAGCTGGGCGTCGAAAAGCGTCCGCAGGACACCAGCCGGAAACAGGCTCTGGCTGCCGTCGGGCAGTGCGAGCTGATGTTTCTGTACGACAAGCTGTTTGGCGAATACAACCAGACCGTCGCTCAGATCCTGCTGACCGCTGACGTCGTGGACAGCGAGGTCACTCGAAACAACGTCGTCAACACCTTCACCCGGCTGCTGGAGCTGGGCATCATCCCCATCGTCAACGAGAACGACACCGTGGCCACCGCAGAGCTGGAGGGCCGCAGAATCGGAGACAACGACACGCTCTCCGCTATCGTCGCGAAGCTCATCGGCGCGGAAACTCTGGTGCTGATGACCGACATCGACGGACTGTATACCGCCAATCCGGCGGAGGTTCCGGACGCCACTCTGATTCCCGTCGTGCCTGAAATCACGCCGCAGATCGTAAAGCTCGCCGGAAAACCCGGTTCGCGGCTGGGAACCGGCGGGATGGCCACCAAGATCAGCGCCGCCCGGATTGCCACAGCTGCCGGCATTCCCTGCTGCGTAATCCAGGGCGCCGACCCGGAAAATCTGTACCGTCTGTTTGACGGAGAAAGCATCGGCACACTGTTTCTGCCGGTGCGAGAGGATACAAAATGA
- a CDS encoding TIGR00266 family protein, which yields MQYRIEGTPLPVVICNVEPGETLITEKGAMSWMSPNMKMETNAGGFGKALGRMFSGESIFLNRYSAQGGPGEIAFATSFPGSIKAYDIAPGREIVAQKSSFLASEAGVELSVFFQKKIGSGLFGGEGFIMQKLSGHGTAFLEIDGSVVEYELGPGQSIIVDTGYLAAMDATCSMEIVTVPGLKNMVFGGEGVFNTVIHGPGKILLQTMPINSVAGALIPYLPTGN from the coding sequence ATGCAGTACAGAATCGAAGGAACGCCGCTTCCGGTGGTCATTTGCAACGTAGAGCCGGGAGAAACACTGATCACAGAAAAGGGCGCCATGAGCTGGATGAGCCCGAACATGAAAATGGAAACCAACGCGGGAGGCTTCGGAAAAGCCCTCGGACGGATGTTTTCCGGAGAAAGCATATTCCTGAACCGGTACAGCGCCCAGGGCGGCCCCGGAGAAATCGCATTCGCTACCTCCTTCCCCGGAAGCATCAAGGCTTACGACATCGCGCCGGGACGGGAAATCGTCGCACAGAAATCCTCATTTCTGGCCAGTGAGGCGGGCGTGGAGCTTTCTGTATTTTTCCAGAAAAAAATCGGATCCGGGCTGTTCGGCGGAGAGGGCTTCATCATGCAGAAGCTCTCGGGACACGGAACAGCTTTCCTGGAAATCGACGGGTCTGTGGTGGAATATGAGCTGGGGCCGGGACAGAGCATCATCGTGGACACCGGATATCTCGCGGCGATGGACGCCACCTGCTCCATGGAGATCGTCACCGTGCCCGGTCTGAAGAACATGGTCTTCGGAGGCGAAGGCGTCTTTAATACGGTAATCCACGGTCCGGGAAAAATTCTTCTTCAGACCATGCCGATTAACTCCGTGGCAGGCGCTCTGATTCCCTATCTCCCCACAGGAAACTGA